In one window of Meiothermus sp. DNA:
- a CDS encoding tagatose 1,6-diphosphate aldolase: MKTTPAKARAYARIGDGALRFGTLAIDQRPPLMHLVAKALGRDPEQVGPEVTELKGLLAEILGRAVTGILIDPHYAFPAAMPTLPRETGLMLTLEHHRFETVEGGWRKSAVIPGWSVEQAVRMGADGLKLLAWHRPDAPTEVVEHQLEFVRRVGEECKKADRLFIFEVLPYPLPGEDEAAYNAKLRDLSLEIAAAFADPGLNVDLYKLAFPGAASLVREFGGSGYSLEDLEADMREYSKLPAPWLLLSGGLGADQFVQMLEAALNAGARGYLAGRAVWQHPLRFYPDKTRVREALREEGLETLARLNELLLGIPPQHLEADWQLAGVAG; this comes from the coding sequence ATGAAAACCACCCCGGCAAAAGCCCGCGCGTATGCCCGCATTGGCGATGGGGCCCTACGCTTTGGCACCCTGGCCATCGACCAGCGACCCCCCCTGATGCACCTGGTGGCGAAAGCCCTGGGCCGAGACCCCGAACAGGTAGGGCCCGAAGTGACGGAGCTGAAGGGCCTCCTGGCCGAGATCCTGGGCCGGGCCGTGACCGGCATCCTGATAGACCCGCACTATGCCTTTCCGGCGGCCATGCCCACCCTGCCGCGCGAGACCGGCCTGATGCTGACCCTCGAGCACCACCGCTTCGAGACCGTAGAAGGGGGCTGGCGCAAGAGCGCAGTGATTCCGGGCTGGAGTGTGGAACAGGCGGTACGCATGGGGGCCGATGGCCTGAAGCTGCTGGCCTGGCACCGACCCGACGCCCCCACCGAGGTGGTCGAGCACCAGCTCGAGTTCGTGCGAAGGGTGGGCGAAGAGTGCAAGAAGGCCGACCGCCTGTTCATCTTCGAGGTGCTGCCCTACCCCCTCCCCGGCGAGGACGAGGCCGCCTACAACGCCAAGCTGCGCGACCTCTCGCTCGAGATTGCCGCCGCCTTCGCCGACCCCGGCCTTAACGTGGATCTCTACAAGCTGGCTTTCCCCGGGGCAGCCAGCCTGGTGCGGGAGTTTGGCGGCAGCGGCTATTCGCTCGAAGACCTGGAAGCCGACATGCGCGAGTACAGCAAGCTGCCCGCCCCCTGGCTTTTGCTTTCGGGGGGCCTGGGGGCCGATCAGTTCGTGCAGATGCTGGAGGCTGCCCTAAACGCCGGCGCCAGGGGCTACCTGGCGGGCCGGGCGGTGTGGCAGCACCCTTTGCGCTTTTACCCCGACAAAACCAGAGTGCGCGAAGCTTTGCGCGAGGAGGGCCTCGAGACCCTGGCACGCCTGAACGAACTGCTGCTTGGCATCCCACCCCAACATCTCGAGGCAGACTGGCAGCTTGCAGGTGTAGCGGGCTAG
- a CDS encoding PfkB family carbohydrate kinase, which translates to MVRVLTVGWANLDQRFYIEEFPPRESRTGVRAYRETIGGPAAVAAVAVARLGAEAHLLSRRGDDAAGERLEEMLQAEGVRVHFQLGAATPVSAVLVTPEGERYIFPYRPALPEELVLSEERLLKGVGAVLLDGRWAAAGYGLGQAARERGIPVVLDLDRDRDDDWMLTQVATHVVASEELAAKLGGVEALLARLQALGVFAAVTLGAEGVAYMGGQVAAHRVHVQDTTGAGDVFHGAFALAVAEGKGNVEALKFASAVAALHCANAAPPRRAEVQALLASSG; encoded by the coding sequence ATGGTGAGGGTGCTGACCGTGGGATGGGCCAACCTGGACCAGCGTTTCTACATCGAAGAGTTTCCCCCCCGCGAAAGCCGGACTGGGGTGCGGGCCTACCGCGAGACCATTGGGGGCCCGGCTGCGGTAGCGGCGGTGGCGGTGGCAAGGCTGGGGGCCGAGGCCCATCTCTTGAGCCGCCGGGGCGACGATGCCGCCGGCGAGCGCCTGGAGGAGATGCTGCAGGCCGAGGGGGTCAGGGTGCACTTCCAACTGGGCGCGGCCACCCCGGTTTCGGCGGTGCTGGTGACGCCGGAGGGCGAACGCTATATTTTTCCGTACCGGCCTGCCCTGCCCGAAGAGCTGGTACTGAGTGAAGAACGCCTGCTCAAGGGGGTAGGGGCCGTGCTCCTGGATGGGCGCTGGGCCGCTGCCGGGTATGGGCTGGGCCAGGCCGCGCGGGAGCGCGGTATTCCGGTGGTGCTCGACCTCGACCGCGACCGCGACGACGACTGGATGCTGACCCAGGTCGCTACCCATGTGGTGGCCTCGGAGGAACTGGCCGCCAAACTGGGGGGGGTCGAGGCCCTGCTGGCCCGCTTGCAGGCCCTGGGGGTGTTTGCCGCCGTGACCCTGGGGGCCGAGGGGGTGGCCTATATGGGAGGGCAGGTAGCAGCCCACCGGGTACACGTCCAGGACACCACCGGGGCAGGCGATGTGTTCCACGGGGCCTTTGCGCTGGCCGTGGCCGAGGGCAAAGGGAATGTGGAGGCGCTAAAGTTCGCCAGCGCGGTAGCCGCCCTGCACTGCGCCAATGCCGCCCCCCCGCGCCGGGCCGAGGTGCAGGCTTTGCTGGCTTCTTCGGGCTAA
- a CDS encoding fucose isomerase, whose amino-acid sequence MLRIGLVPIVRPLFRGARLGLEHTSKEALEKLGQKLSFELAYVSEPVADAPQAEAAARAAQAARLDLLLVQHVTFATGDAFLPLLELPIPVGLWALPEVWESGPLPQNAICGLNLGVSLAQKPTKWFYGSAEDAWFQARLKLTLDALRGARVLREGRVLALGGHAPGFFAFAAMPQTGLTVEKAELGELWEALAAVPEAEVTDRAAAFDELSEYPLEALRELFRLELALEKLARPYDGVAIREWPEIPDKTGVMAYAAMARLADRGYTLAPEGDVLGLASLLALKAVSGQPAILLDISHFSPKGILLWHGGEAPQAWAGGPTRLVPHFNRNLPAVRDMPLRAGPVSGLRLLPGGKAVVHGGVLNGEKGYDGDSGYLTRPTWATEPLTPRQFLASWFNHRIPHHMAVGMGAHEEALLEMCTWLGLEVLPARPEERRLVW is encoded by the coding sequence ATGCTACGAATCGGTTTAGTTCCCATCGTGCGGCCCCTCTTTCGGGGGGCGCGGCTTGGCCTCGAGCATACCTCAAAAGAGGCCCTGGAAAAGCTTGGCCAGAAGTTAAGCTTTGAACTGGCCTATGTGTCTGAGCCCGTAGCCGATGCCCCCCAGGCCGAGGCTGCGGCCCGGGCCGCCCAGGCCGCCCGGCTCGACTTGCTGCTGGTGCAGCACGTGACCTTTGCCACCGGCGATGCTTTTTTGCCCCTGCTGGAGCTGCCCATCCCGGTGGGGCTCTGGGCCCTGCCCGAGGTGTGGGAGAGCGGCCCCTTGCCGCAGAACGCCATCTGCGGCCTCAACCTGGGGGTTTCACTGGCCCAGAAACCGACCAAATGGTTTTATGGATCCGCCGAGGATGCCTGGTTTCAGGCCCGCCTGAAGCTCACCCTGGATGCCCTGCGGGGGGCCCGGGTGCTGCGCGAGGGGCGGGTGCTCGCCCTGGGCGGCCATGCGCCGGGTTTTTTTGCCTTTGCCGCCATGCCACAGACCGGCCTGACGGTGGAGAAGGCTGAGCTGGGCGAGCTATGGGAAGCGCTGGCAGCGGTGCCGGAGGCCGAAGTCACCGATCGGGCTGCGGCTTTCGACGAGCTTTCGGAGTACCCGCTGGAGGCCCTGCGCGAGCTGTTTCGCCTCGAGCTGGCCTTAGAAAAACTGGCCCGGCCCTACGACGGGGTGGCCATCCGCGAATGGCCCGAAATTCCCGATAAAACCGGGGTGATGGCCTACGCAGCCATGGCCCGCCTGGCCGACCGGGGCTATACCCTGGCCCCCGAGGGCGATGTGCTGGGGCTGGCCAGCCTGCTGGCCTTAAAGGCCGTCTCGGGCCAGCCAGCCATCTTGCTGGACATCTCGCACTTCTCGCCTAAAGGCATACTGCTCTGGCACGGGGGCGAGGCCCCCCAGGCCTGGGCCGGGGGCCCTACCCGGCTGGTGCCGCACTTCAACCGCAATCTGCCCGCCGTGCGCGACATGCCCCTTCGGGCCGGGCCCGTCAGCGGTTTGCGGCTGCTGCCCGGGGGCAAAGCCGTGGTGCACGGAGGGGTGCTGAATGGCGAGAAGGGCTACGATGGCGACTCGGGCTACCTGACCCGCCCCACCTGGGCCACCGAACCCCTCACCCCCCGGCAGTTTTTGGCCAGCTGGTTCAACCACCGCATCCCCCACCACATGGCGGTGGGCATGGGCGCCCACGAGGAGGCCCTGCTGGAGATGTGCACCTGGCTGGGTCTCGAGGTGCTGCCCGCCCGTCCGGAGGAGCGCAGGCTGGTATGGTGA
- a CDS encoding carbohydrate ABC transporter permease, producing the protein MKINNPRIWLWLAAAIVVLNGFFPALWIFMTSIKGEAELTRIPITYWPENPTLQNYVQAFREQPLARYFLNSLVVAGFSTVLCVGVASLAAYALARLHVPRRNLILSLLVGVSMFPVASLMVPLYQIFVELGLRNTYLALILPHAALSLPVATLTLVSFFAGIPRDLESAAMVDGSTRLGALWHVVVPLAAPGVFTAAILAFVNSWDEFLLASTLLPAKAMRTLPVGIQLYQGEYVFPWPLISAALVVALVPVALVIAVFQERVVGGLTQGGVKG; encoded by the coding sequence ATGAAAATTAACAACCCACGCATCTGGCTATGGCTTGCAGCAGCCATTGTGGTGCTAAACGGGTTTTTCCCGGCCCTATGGATATTCATGACCTCCATCAAGGGCGAGGCCGAGCTGACCCGCATTCCCATTACCTACTGGCCGGAGAACCCCACCCTGCAAAACTACGTGCAGGCTTTTCGCGAGCAGCCGCTGGCCCGCTACTTTTTGAATAGCCTGGTCGTGGCGGGTTTCTCTACGGTGCTTTGTGTGGGGGTGGCCAGCCTGGCGGCCTATGCCCTGGCCCGACTGCATGTACCGCGTCGCAACCTGATTTTATCGCTGCTGGTGGGGGTTTCGATGTTTCCGGTGGCCTCGTTGATGGTGCCGCTCTATCAGATTTTTGTAGAGTTGGGCTTGCGCAATACGTATCTGGCCCTCATTTTGCCGCACGCGGCCCTTTCCCTGCCGGTGGCAACCCTTACCCTGGTGAGCTTTTTTGCGGGTATCCCGCGCGACCTCGAGTCCGCCGCCATGGTAGATGGCAGTACCCGGTTAGGGGCTTTGTGGCACGTGGTGGTGCCACTGGCAGCGCCGGGGGTTTTTACGGCGGCCATCCTGGCCTTTGTCAATAGCTGGGACGAGTTCTTGTTGGCTTCCACCCTACTACCGGCCAAGGCTATGCGAACCCTGCCGGTGGGTATCCAGCTTTACCAGGGCGAATATGTGTTTCCATGGCCCTTAATCTCCGCGGCCCTGGTGGTGGCCCTGGTGCCGGTGGCGCTGGTGATTGCGGTCTTCCAGGAACGGGTGGTGGGCGGCCTGACCCAGGGCGGGGTGAAGGGCTAA
- a CDS encoding carbohydrate ABC transporter permease → MSERALAIWLLLPAGLLLGFVALYPVVRLIYTSFFQYQLTLGPEASFTGLANYAAAFGDPRFWGALKNTVLIVLVTVPGALVVGLLLALLANLPFRVKWPVRLGLLLPWALPLVFVGLIFQWFFDSQYGVVNDWIMRLGGERQFWLFKPDLAFIAICFTIIWKTSSFVALILLAGLQTIPKELYEAAQVDGASRWQSFWRITLPLLTPAILVAMIFRTITAFQTFDIPYAMTKGGPGNATETLAMYVRVTSIENLNFGYGSALAVLLFLLSMVITVIYLRYIRGADD, encoded by the coding sequence ATGTCCGAACGAGCCCTGGCCATCTGGCTGTTGCTCCCGGCAGGGCTGTTGTTGGGCTTTGTGGCGCTCTATCCGGTGGTGCGGCTTATTTACACCAGTTTTTTCCAGTACCAGCTCACCCTGGGCCCCGAGGCCAGCTTTACCGGTCTGGCCAACTATGCGGCGGCCTTTGGAGACCCACGCTTCTGGGGCGCCCTCAAAAACACCGTCCTGATTGTGCTGGTTACAGTTCCGGGGGCCCTGGTGGTGGGGCTATTGCTGGCCTTACTGGCCAACCTGCCGTTCCGTGTGAAGTGGCCGGTTCGCCTGGGTCTGCTTCTGCCCTGGGCCCTGCCGCTGGTTTTTGTGGGCCTTATTTTCCAGTGGTTTTTCGACAGCCAGTACGGTGTGGTCAACGACTGGATTATGCGCTTAGGCGGTGAGCGCCAGTTTTGGCTTTTCAAGCCCGATCTGGCTTTTATAGCCATCTGTTTTACCATCATCTGGAAGACCAGCTCCTTTGTGGCCCTCATTTTGCTGGCGGGTTTGCAGACCATTCCCAAAGAACTTTACGAAGCGGCTCAGGTAGACGGCGCAAGTCGCTGGCAGTCGTTTTGGCGCATTACCCTGCCGCTTCTAACACCGGCGATTCTGGTGGCCATGATTTTCCGAACCATCACAGCCTTTCAAACCTTCGACATTCCCTACGCCATGACCAAGGGCGGGCCCGGCAATGCCACCGAGACCCTGGCCATGTATGTGCGGGTGACCAGTATCGAGAACCTCAACTTCGGCTATGGCTCAGCGCTGGCCGTGCTACTCTTTTTGCTCAGCATGGTCATTACCGTGATTTATCTGCGCTACATTCGGGGTGCAGATGACTAA
- a CDS encoding ABC transporter substrate-binding protein, with the protein MKKLFWLLVAVLVMSTALAQQTRLRVFVGGQQRPDVMRKIFDLYQSRNPGVRVDVEVGGATSDQQQQYLTTVLASRDPSIDVILIDVIRPAQYAAAKWADSLDKYLPAATRDALLKQYLPAYAKANVIGGSLVALPSFADAQFLYYRKDLLEKYGLKPPVTWDEAIKQAQTILAGERNPNLNGIGFMGNISEGTVCSFLLPIWAAGGDVDEGGKLVLTEAQARASLQFWLDLMDKHKVSPLNMAEKAQDTIRQEMQAGRWIFGTLFAYAWNRFQNDADSQVKGKIGVVPLPKFEGGRSASCLGGWQWTISDFSKNKAQAYKLVRFLSSPEVSKILAIDASNLPVFPSLYRDADVLKANPWFADALPVVQAARARPVHPRYPEVADVMRKALNAVLARTKTPEAAAKEVIDGLRAIYR; encoded by the coding sequence ATGAAGAAGCTCTTTTGGCTACTGGTCGCTGTGCTGGTGATGTCCACTGCGCTGGCCCAGCAAACCCGCTTGCGGGTGTTTGTGGGGGGGCAGCAGCGCCCCGATGTGATGCGGAAAATTTTCGACCTCTACCAGTCGCGCAACCCCGGGGTGCGGGTGGATGTGGAGGTGGGCGGTGCCACTTCCGATCAACAGCAGCAATACCTGACCACCGTGCTGGCCTCGCGTGACCCCAGCATCGACGTGATTCTGATTGACGTCATCCGGCCCGCGCAGTATGCCGCGGCTAAATGGGCCGATTCCCTGGACAAATACCTGCCGGCTGCAACCCGAGATGCCCTGCTCAAGCAGTACCTTCCGGCCTACGCCAAGGCCAACGTAATCGGTGGGAGTCTGGTGGCCTTGCCGAGCTTTGCCGATGCCCAGTTCTTGTACTACCGCAAAGACCTGCTGGAAAAGTACGGTCTGAAGCCCCCCGTAACCTGGGATGAGGCCATCAAGCAGGCCCAGACCATCCTGGCGGGCGAGCGCAACCCCAACCTCAACGGCATTGGCTTCATGGGCAACATCTCCGAGGGCACGGTATGCAGCTTCCTCCTGCCCATCTGGGCAGCCGGCGGCGACGTGGACGAAGGGGGCAAGCTTGTGCTCACCGAAGCGCAGGCCCGCGCGTCCTTGCAGTTCTGGCTGGATCTGATGGATAAGCACAAGGTTTCTCCGCTCAATATGGCCGAGAAGGCCCAGGACACCATCCGCCAGGAGATGCAGGCCGGTCGCTGGATTTTTGGTACCCTCTTTGCCTATGCCTGGAACAGATTCCAAAACGATGCCGACAGCCAGGTCAAGGGCAAGATTGGGGTGGTTCCGCTGCCCAAGTTTGAAGGCGGGCGCTCGGCTTCCTGCCTGGGGGGTTGGCAGTGGACCATCTCCGATTTTTCCAAGAACAAGGCGCAGGCTTACAAGCTGGTGCGCTTCCTCTCGAGCCCGGAAGTCTCCAAAATTCTGGCCATCGATGCCTCCAACCTGCCCGTCTTCCCCTCGCTCTACCGCGATGCCGATGTGCTAAAAGCCAATCCCTGGTTTGCCGATGCCCTGCCGGTGGTGCAAGCGGCCCGGGCTCGGCCGGTGCACCCGCGCTACCCCGAGGTGGCCGATGTGATGCGCAAAGCGCTTAACGCAGTGCTGGCCCGCACCAAGACCCCAGAGGCAGCCGCAAAGGAAGTGATTGACGGACTGCGCGCCATTTACCGCTAG
- a CDS encoding Ldh family oxidoreductase, translated as MKVPYSELRQVVFSHFHHLGLSPDHAEAMAEVILEAELEGNVGHGLTRITQYTAQLQAGGLNPRPEMRLGRTRPSVAVLHADGAPGPVAGLWAVQVLSQMAREQGSATLAVRGAGHVGVLSAYVGRLAQQGLVALAFANTPPAIAPGPVLGTNPIALGAPADPQPVIIDTSISVVARGKIIAAAKKGEPIPQGWALDKEGRPTTDAKAALDGSLIPIGDGKGFALAVLVEILAGALAGEALSPDLPLPWMPPEQAAKPGLLLLGLEPSAFGAGYAGRMAQLIHALEAVGGRIPGARRAALREKAMQEGVEVSETLQAELGKLGMRLQGGGNT; from the coding sequence ATGAAGGTTCCTTATTCAGAACTCAGGCAGGTGGTCTTTAGTCACTTCCATCACCTGGGCCTGTCCCCAGACCACGCCGAGGCAATGGCCGAGGTGATCCTCGAGGCCGAACTCGAGGGCAATGTGGGGCATGGCCTCACCCGCATAACCCAGTACACCGCTCAACTCCAGGCTGGGGGGCTCAACCCCAGGCCCGAGATGCGCCTGGGGCGCACCCGACCCTCGGTGGCGGTGCTGCACGCCGACGGCGCGCCGGGGCCGGTGGCTGGGTTGTGGGCCGTGCAGGTGCTTTCCCAGATGGCCAGAGAACAGGGGAGTGCAACCCTGGCCGTGCGGGGCGCCGGGCATGTGGGGGTCTTGTCGGCTTATGTGGGCCGGCTGGCCCAGCAGGGGCTGGTGGCCCTGGCCTTTGCCAACACCCCACCCGCCATTGCACCGGGGCCGGTGCTCGGCACCAACCCCATTGCCCTGGGGGCCCCTGCCGATCCCCAACCCGTCATCATTGACACCTCCATCTCGGTGGTGGCGCGCGGCAAGATTATCGCCGCAGCCAAGAAGGGCGAGCCCATTCCACAGGGTTGGGCGCTCGATAAAGAAGGCCGCCCCACCACCGATGCCAAAGCCGCCCTGGATGGCTCTTTGATTCCCATCGGGGACGGGAAGGGGTTCGCGCTGGCGGTGCTGGTGGAAATCCTGGCCGGGGCCTTGGCGGGGGAGGCGCTCTCGCCCGACCTGCCCCTGCCCTGGATGCCCCCCGAGCAGGCCGCCAAACCGGGGCTCTTGTTGCTGGGGCTCGAGCCCAGCGCATTCGGCGCGGGCTACGCGGGCCGGATGGCTCAGCTTATCCATGCTCTTGAAGCGGTCGGAGGCCGGATTCCCGGTGCCCGCCGAGCCGCTTTACGAGAGAAAGCTATGCAAGAAGGAGTAGAAGTTAGCGAGACACTTCAGGCCGAACTCGGTAAACTAGGCATGCGTCTACAAGGAGGAGGAAATACATGA
- a CDS encoding NAD(P)-dependent oxidoreductase translates to MIIVCEFITQSGLERLQQGGLEVFYDPNLWKDRAALKAKLAEATALVVRNQTLVNADLLAAAPNLKVVGRLGVGLDNIVQSDLKTFGVQLYFARGINANAVAEYVLAAMLHLARNLAGGAAHVAGGGWNRAAFGGFELAGKTLGLLGLGEVGLRVAKRARAFGMKVVAADPMRLPWESAVEDLEIRLLSTAEVLRSAQFLSLHAPLTPETRELIRAETLATMPKGSYLINTARGELVNQTDLVSALRSGHLAGAVLDVVDPEPLPAEHVLRGVDNLWITPHVAGLTAEAQEAVGLRVAEGVLNLLGVA, encoded by the coding sequence ATGATTATCGTTTGCGAGTTCATCACACAAAGCGGGCTGGAACGCCTCCAGCAGGGGGGCCTCGAGGTTTTCTACGACCCCAACCTCTGGAAAGACCGCGCGGCCCTCAAGGCTAAGCTGGCCGAGGCAACGGCCCTGGTGGTGCGCAACCAGACCCTGGTGAATGCCGACCTGCTGGCCGCGGCGCCGAACCTCAAGGTGGTGGGACGGCTGGGGGTGGGCCTGGATAACATCGTGCAGTCTGACCTCAAAACCTTTGGGGTGCAGCTTTACTTTGCCCGCGGCATTAACGCCAACGCCGTGGCCGAGTATGTGCTGGCGGCTATGCTGCACCTGGCCCGCAACCTTGCTGGTGGCGCAGCCCATGTGGCCGGGGGTGGCTGGAACCGTGCCGCGTTTGGGGGCTTTGAGCTGGCGGGTAAGACCCTGGGGCTGCTGGGCCTGGGCGAGGTGGGGCTGCGGGTGGCCAAGCGGGCCCGGGCTTTTGGTATGAAGGTGGTGGCCGCTGACCCCATGCGCCTGCCCTGGGAGAGCGCGGTGGAAGACCTGGAGATTCGGTTGCTCTCCACCGCAGAGGTGCTCAGGTCGGCCCAGTTTCTCTCGCTGCATGCGCCACTGACCCCCGAAACCAGGGAACTCATCCGGGCCGAGACCCTGGCAACCATGCCCAAGGGGAGTTATCTCATCAATACCGCCCGGGGAGAGCTGGTCAACCAGACCGACCTGGTGTCGGCCCTGCGCTCGGGGCATCTGGCCGGGGCGGTGCTGGACGTGGTAGATCCCGAGCCCCTGCCAGCGGAGCACGTGCTGCGGGGTGTGGATAACCTGTGGATAACCCCCCATGTGGCCGGTCTGACCGCCGAGGCCCAGGAGGCAGTGGGGCTGCGGGTGGCCGAAGGCGTGTTAAATCTATTGGGGGTGGCATGA
- a CDS encoding UxaA family hydrolase — MPRKTTSKGLQLTGYRRPNGAVGVRNHVLILPVDDLSNAAAEGVARLINGTTALPHPYGRLQFGEDLELTFRTLSGHGANANVHGVVVIGIEPKWTDRVASAIAKTGKPVETFSIERHGDLNVINAASRAAYPMVQDASELRREPIQVSELVLSIKCGESDPTLGLAGNKAQGRAVDRLVDMGASVIFGETSELTGGEHLIASRCATPALKRKFMQIYNEYIQMIEDQGVDLLGSQPTEGNIRGGLSTIEEKALGNIQKTGTRPINAVLDYAEPVKPGQGLVFMNSSSAGAEQVTLCAAGGSVLHFFTTGQGNIVGHPLIPVIKVSPNPITCATMSEHIDVKLPDLLVGDINLDQAADRILDVFVRTANGRLTAAELLRHNEFVITKLYPSA, encoded by the coding sequence ATGCCCAGGAAAACCACTTCTAAGGGCTTACAGCTCACGGGCTACCGCCGTCCCAACGGGGCTGTGGGGGTACGCAACCACGTGCTGATCCTGCCGGTAGACGATCTTTCCAACGCCGCGGCCGAAGGGGTAGCCCGGCTCATCAACGGCACTACAGCCCTGCCCCACCCCTACGGGCGCTTGCAGTTTGGCGAGGACCTCGAGCTCACCTTCCGTACCCTATCGGGCCACGGGGCCAACGCCAACGTGCACGGGGTGGTGGTGATCGGTATCGAGCCCAAGTGGACCGACCGGGTGGCCTCGGCCATTGCCAAAACCGGCAAGCCCGTAGAGACCTTCTCCATCGAGCGCCACGGCGACCTCAACGTGATTAATGCAGCCAGCCGGGCAGCCTACCCGATGGTGCAGGATGCCTCCGAGCTGCGGCGCGAGCCCATTCAGGTGTCCGAGCTGGTGCTCTCCATCAAGTGCGGCGAGTCCGACCCCACCCTGGGCCTGGCCGGAAACAAAGCCCAGGGCCGGGCGGTAGACCGGCTGGTGGATATGGGGGCCTCGGTCATCTTTGGCGAGACCTCCGAGCTTACTGGCGGGGAGCACCTGATTGCCAGCCGTTGCGCCACCCCTGCCCTCAAGCGCAAGTTCATGCAGATCTACAACGAATACATTCAGATGATCGAAGACCAGGGCGTAGATCTGCTGGGCTCTCAGCCCACCGAGGGCAACATCCGCGGGGGGCTTTCTACCATCGAGGAAAAAGCCCTGGGCAACATCCAGAAAACCGGCACCCGCCCCATCAACGCAGTGCTTGATTACGCCGAGCCGGTCAAGCCCGGCCAGGGTTTGGTTTTCATGAATAGCTCCTCGGCGGGGGCCGAGCAGGTCACGCTGTGTGCGGCGGGGGGCAGCGTGCTGCACTTCTTCACCACCGGCCAGGGCAACATCGTGGGGCATCCCCTTATCCCTGTCATCAAGGTCTCTCCCAACCCCATCACCTGCGCCACCATGAGCGAGCACATCGATGTGAAGCTGCCCGACCTACTGGTAGGCGATATCAACCTGGATCAGGCTGCCGATCGCATCCTGGATGTGTTTGTGCGCACCGCCAACGGACGCCTGACCGCTGCGGAGTTGCTGCGGCATAACGAATTCGTGATCACGAAGCTGTACCCAAGCGCCTAA
- a CDS encoding UxaA family hydrolase, whose translation MAHRALAHKSTDDVAVAVDDLKAGEELTIQSLEGGKAHKVKLLEDVPLGHKIALKDMPEGHVVIEYGEKVGRMTQPVRKGGYVHVHNLRTLRWDYGKAKAQSAKPRAKGGR comes from the coding sequence GTGGCACATAGAGCCTTGGCGCACAAAAGTACCGATGATGTGGCGGTTGCGGTGGACGACTTGAAGGCTGGCGAGGAACTTACCATCCAGAGCCTCGAGGGTGGCAAAGCGCACAAAGTAAAGCTGCTGGAAGACGTTCCGCTGGGCCACAAAATTGCCCTCAAGGACATGCCGGAGGGCCATGTGGTCATCGAGTACGGTGAAAAAGTGGGCAGAATGACCCAACCTGTTCGGAAGGGCGGTTATGTGCACGTGCACAACCTCCGCACCCTGCGTTGGGATTATGGAAAAGCCAAAGCCCAAAGCGCCAAGCCCCGGGCGAAAGGGGGCCGCTGA
- a CDS encoding GntR family transcriptional regulator, translating into MTLNRTTLNREAYKALRQAILARKIPPGQKLVVRVLAEDLGLSPTPVKEALSALEREGLVVAVPHRGYFVLEPSLEDVREIYSLREVLEGLAARLAVENDGKALLRRLERLFEKQGEAAEQGDIDTYGDLDLAFHRTIWEASSSKRLLATAETIDGQIRMLINSSAAIPGRLPLSRTEHQAILQAVRDKNPEAAEAAMRTHVRNAGRALERFLSSR; encoded by the coding sequence ATGACCCTGAACCGCACCACCCTGAACCGCGAAGCCTATAAGGCGCTCAGGCAGGCCATTCTGGCGCGCAAAATCCCTCCAGGACAAAAATTGGTGGTACGCGTACTGGCCGAAGACCTGGGGCTCTCCCCCACCCCGGTCAAGGAGGCCCTGAGTGCCCTGGAGCGCGAAGGGTTGGTCGTAGCGGTGCCCCACCGGGGCTATTTTGTTCTGGAGCCCAGCCTGGAAGACGTGCGGGAAATCTACAGCCTGCGCGAGGTGCTGGAAGGGCTGGCCGCCCGGCTGGCAGTAGAGAACGACGGGAAGGCCCTTTTGCGGCGGCTCGAGCGGCTGTTTGAAAAACAAGGTGAAGCTGCCGAGCAAGGCGACATAGACACCTATGGCGACCTCGACCTGGCCTTCCACCGCACCATCTGGGAAGCCTCGAGCAGCAAGCGCCTTCTGGCTACTGCCGAGACCATAGACGGCCAGATTCGCATGCTGATCAACAGTTCCGCGGCCATCCCGGGCCGCCTACCACTCTCCCGCACCGAGCACCAGGCCATCTTGCAGGCTGTCCGGGACAAGAACCCCGAAGCCGCAGAAGCTGCCATGCGAACCCACGTGCGCAACGCGGGGCGGGCGTTGGAGCGTTTTCTATCGTCAAGATAG